TCCCCGCCGGAACGATCATCGCCGACTCAATCGTCGTATCGGCCACCACCACCTTCGTCAAACCCACACAAGCCGCCGCGCTCTGCGCCAAAGCAGGAGAAGCAACAGCAAACGCCATCGCCAGAACGAATCCACAAAAACTTTTTCGCAGCACTCCATCCTCCGCAGAAGAAGTGTACCCGCTGGAAGGAAGTTGTCAGTGCAAATTAGCTTCGGTGCAAGGAGACTCAACTCTCCGCTTTTGCATTCCGCAACGTAGCAAAGGAATCTGCTTTTGCAGTTTGCTACTGCTGCAACTGTTGTCGTCGCGGTTGCTGTTGCGGTTGCTGTTGTCGTCGCGGTTGCTACAACTGTTGTCGTTGCGGTTGCTGTTGTCGTTGCTCTGTCTTTGTCGTTGTCTCTGAGATAGGCCCGGACTTCAGTCCGGGCAATACCGACGCAAAAAGAAGCAGGGGCTTTAGCCCCTGGGACAGCCTTCAATAAGGCTGCCACTTTTCAGTGGCCTCTGAAGGCCCGCTCTCTAGATGCATGGGAGCCGCTTCCGCACCATGCGTTTGAAAAAATCCAGCCGGAGTACAAATTCGCTCACAACCCGGCACGCGCCGCATGTCCCCGAATCGCACCATTAATCTCAAGCGCCAGCGCCAGCGCAGCGCGCCCGTCATCGCCGCTTACAACCGGCCGCCCTCTCCGCCGCACCGCATCCAGAAACGACTCAATCTCCAGCCGCAACGGCTCGCCCTCCGTCACCGGAACCTTACGCAGCGACAATCCCTCCGAAGGATGCGCACCCGCAACCGCAAGCTTCGCCAGCGCAGCCGGGTCCATCCCCGCAGCAGCCGTCACATCAATCATCAGCAGATCCTGCCGCGCAAAGTCGAGCGACAGATACTGATGCGGCTGAAAGAACCTCAGCTTCCGCACACGCTCCGTGCTCACGCGGCTTGCCGTGAAGTTCGCCACGCAGCCGTTCTCAAACTCCAGTCGCACATTCGCAATGTCCACCTTGTTCGAGAGCACCGGCAGCCCCACCGCCCGCACCTCGCGTACCGGCGAGCCCACAAAGCTCAGCACAATATCGAGATCATGAATCATCAGGTCGAGCACCACATCCACGTCCAGCGAGCGCGGCGTAAACACGCTCAACCGATGCGCCTCAAAAAACATGGGCCGATTCAACACACCGCGCGCAGCCGTCACCGCCGGATTGAACCGCTCCAGATGCCCTGTCTGCACGATGCGGTTATGCTTCTTCGCCAACGCAAGAATCGCATCCGCATCGGCAAGACTCGCCGCCAGCGGCTTCTCAATCAGCAGATCGACGCCGCGCTCGAGCAACGGCTGAGCTGCAACCGCATGATGCACCGTCGGCACACACACCGAAGCCGCATCCACGCCACCCACCGCAGCAAAGCACGCATCCACGCTGTCGAAACCAGGAACACCGAACCGCGCCGCAGCTTCAGCGGCGACAGCAGCATTGGCATCCACCACGCCCACCAGCCGCACATCGCGCCCCGCCTGCTCCAGCTCGCGATACACGCGCAGATGGTTGCGCCCAAACGCACCCGCTCCAACGATAACAACCCGCAGCGGCGCCGCTCCCGCCACTACTTTTCGCCCGGCGCCTCAACCGCCTCGCGGCAGCGCGAGTACAGCGCCAGCAGCTCCGTCACATGGTCCTCAGCCTTCGCCGCCGACGCCGCAACAAACCCCGTGCTCCCCGTCGACTTCGACCCAACATTCGCCTGCGACGCAATAAACTTCAGCAAATCCAGCGCGATGTCTTCCGTCCGCCGCGCTCCTGCATTCAATTCCATGGACTCGTCCCTCATTTCCTTCAACCGATGTTAATGTCCCCACGCCGCCCACGCAAATCACACAGAGCCATCTGCTTTTCGCAGCAGTCTGTTTTGCATTTCCATTCCGAACCCTAAGCGAAGGCGTAGGGGATGGAATCTGCTTCTCTCTTCTCAATCCGCAAACCAACAGTGACTACACCAGCACTCGCCGCTCCGCGCGCACACCACACAAAATCTCATACGAGATCGTCCCCGCCACGCGCGCATGATCGTCCGCCGTCACGCCATCCCCCAGCACAGCAACTTCATCATCCACACTCACGCCGTCAATCCCACTCACGTCAACCACGGTGAGGTTCATCGACACGCGCCCCACAATCGCCGCCCGCTGCCCGCGCACCATCACCCATCCGCCAGCGCGCCCGTTCGTCGAACTCAACTCGCGCCGCAGTCCATCCGAATACCCAATCGGCAACAGCGCCAGCCGCATCGGCTCGTTCGCAACAAACGTCGCGTTATACCCAACCGCGTCGCCCGCCCGCACCTCGCGCACATCCATCACGCGCGTCTTCCACGTCATCACCGGCCGCAAACGCTCGCGCACCAAAGCCCGCCCCTCGCCCTCAATCGGCAGACAGTATCCATAGAGAGCAATCCCCGGCCGCGCCATCGCCCGCGCCCCCACACTCGCCGCAAGCTCCCACAGCCAGCACAACGAATCCTCCGCCGCATCATTGTCGATCGTGGACGAATTGCCCGCATGGACCCACTCCGGCCGCACCCCAGCCTCGGCCACCACGCGCACCGCAGCAGCAAACCGCTCCCGCTGCGCCCGCGTCTGCTCCGACCCCGCAAACTCCGCCGAAGCAAAGTGCGTCATCACGCCATCCACAACCAGGCCGTTCTCCTTCATGAGACAAAGCAGCGCAGCCACACCCTCAACCGCCGCACCCTGCCGCGTCATGCCCGAATCCACCTCCAGATGCACCCGAACTAGCCCCGCACCACGCCGCCGCGCCGCAGCCCCAAGCCGCTCCACCTGCTCCCGCGTCCAGATCACCGGCGTCAGCCCATGCTCCAGCACAGCATCATCTTCCCCAAGCGGCCCGCACATCACCAACACCCGAGGCTGCTCCGCAACCGCAATCCCCGCAGCCGACAAAGCCCGCCGCACAGCCAAACCCTCCAAAGCATCCGCAACCCCAAGCCACTCCACTCCAGCCCGAGCCAGCACCGGCGCACACAACTCCGCACCATGCCCATACGCATCAGCCTTCACCACCGGCAACACAGCTACATCCGCGCCGGCGGCCTCCACCAGCACCTGCAGATTCCCCACCAGCCGCGCCGCAGATATCTCCACCCAGCTCTTCACACTCCCTATCCTAACCGCGCGAGCCGACACCAAAAACCAACCGCGGATTTCACGGAGCGACACGGATCAAAAGTACAAAAGGAAAAATCCGTGTCCCTCCGCGAAATCCGTGGTCGATCTTGTCCCTAGTCCGTCGACCCTTCTCTGTGATACAA
This is a stretch of genomic DNA from Edaphobacter acidisoli. It encodes these proteins:
- the alr gene encoding alanine racemase → MKSWVEISAARLVGNLQVLVEAAGADVAVLPVVKADAYGHGAELCAPVLARAGVEWLGVADALEGLAVRRALSAAGIAVAEQPRVLVMCGPLGEDDAVLEHGLTPVIWTREQVERLGAAARRRGAGLVRVHLEVDSGMTRQGAAVEGVAALLCLMKENGLVVDGVMTHFASAEFAGSEQTRAQRERFAAAVRVVAEAGVRPEWVHAGNSSTIDNDAAEDSLCWLWELAASVGARAMARPGIALYGYCLPIEGEGRALVRERLRPVMTWKTRVMDVREVRAGDAVGYNATFVANEPMRLALLPIGYSDGLRRELSSTNGRAGGWVMVRGQRAAIVGRVSMNLTVVDVSGIDGVSVDDEVAVLGDGVTADDHARVAGTISYEILCGVRAERRVLV
- a CDS encoding Gfo/Idh/MocA family protein, whose translation is MAGAAPLRVVIVGAGAFGRNHLRVYRELEQAGRDVRLVGVVDANAAVAAEAAARFGVPGFDSVDACFAAVGGVDAASVCVPTVHHAVAAQPLLERGVDLLIEKPLAASLADADAILALAKKHNRIVQTGHLERFNPAVTAARGVLNRPMFFEAHRLSVFTPRSLDVDVVLDLMIHDLDIVLSFVGSPVREVRAVGLPVLSNKVDIANVRLEFENGCVANFTASRVSTERVRKLRFFQPHQYLSLDFARQDLLMIDVTAAAGMDPAALAKLAVAGAHPSEGLSLRKVPVTEGEPLRLEIESFLDAVRRRGRPVVSGDDGRAALALALEINGAIRGHAARAGL